The Siniperca chuatsi isolate FFG_IHB_CAS linkage group LG7, ASM2008510v1, whole genome shotgun sequence genome includes a window with the following:
- the wdr95 gene encoding WD repeat-containing protein on Y chromosome: protein MPMGKKVRSSSASGRLQTQHVTSILSELGSTGERTRKTSGPGSRDEKVTDDFSAPGRVGISEDRKEHPEWLVRELLKQNRRRHSVTLGDQAQIMRRQHHSIDSTRSLCSLKIDETISFDNLQKLKLAFEQFETGGLRSIDAKNFGRIMKKCLGLPKTSNAQIQGLFKKIDYSGQGRISWGEFCTHMLQEYKEKQESARRSKQVAFTMPATMKELCHGVPIVNIHSTHDGTIVTVQEDGVVCYWSPELKPLKTKHMFNEGPANRKSKWASDFTLMTEYNKLMIGTGDREIQLYELSTLEPYCQINALDTVPLTLDYSYTGPDKCCILYGDTEGCVTIILISSVGDTLRLWNKLPKVVNIPNIAIDNAVLSPNVTFVRWKVHQDWVTQAKYIQSFQAVVSSSNEESSSLVIGCVLPLTDAEQQLSEIREACYEGKTKKVQLSWTPQLRASCDQTVFTIQKGVKTFDLCRKHSLLVTGGMDRLIRMWNPHFSGKPTGILKGHSAPIVYLCILSADSQIFSVSIDGSVKIWDIQDQYCLFTADPKSSRIHGDISACSYSSAMKSLYIAADCLAVLSLKIRLRLHSRLTVSHNEPVMCCGYSEEFRQVVSCTEGSVVKVWDFDTGRQVFEFGGTHDLSAITCMTFDPKGRRLITGGRDGCLKIWNFNNGQCLKTLKKDGECHEVCDCIFLKVHRNLYVMSVGRDRKIDIYSDTPEDLHHVQRPQPSWQDDLKNGHKEDILCVAQCPPSLLATSSYDGEIIVWNVVSRRIQCRFVSPLLAEHQNVEGLDTSVPSIIFLKNSKLQQYSSATALLSSGAMGSINLWNVLSGGKFVGNFKASRFQQKIIKLAKTDKDTLLYAADQIGYVYIYNMEKFSPEQKSPRVEYFWRAHTSSITGLQIVDVDQVLLTSSTDYTVRLWSAHGEFIGTFGQSESWSIHISSSWKHPAVPYEILIDPLSMPDHEILNVKTCLSDAINPDKTEAHIGELKPETHSKLRLPPTSISDTDIEED from the exons ATGCCTATGGGGAAAAAGGTTCGCTCTTCTTCAGCTTCAGGAAGATTGCAAACCCAACATGTGACCAG CATCCTCTCTGAACTGGGGAGTACAGGGGAGAGGACGAGAAAAACTTCTGGGCCAGGTAGTCGGGATGAGAAAGTCACAGATGACTTCTCAGCACCAGGACGAGTGGGCATCAGCGAGGACAGAAAAGAGCATCCAGAATGGCTGGTTCGAGAGCTGCTGAAACAGAACAGGCGAAGACACTCTGTCACACTTGGAGATCAGGCTCAAATCATGAGACGACAACACCACAGTATTGACTCAACTCGCAGTCTCTGCAGCCTCAAG ATTGATGAGACGATATCATTCGACAACCTACAGAAACTGAAACTAGCATTTGAG CAATTTGAAACGGGTGGCTTGAGATCCATTGATGCGAAGAATTTTGGACGTATAATGAAGAAGTGTTTGGGTTTGCCTAAGACA AGCAATGCACAGATTCAAGGGTTATTTAAGAAGATTGATTATTCAGGCCAAGGAAGGATTTCATGG GGTGAGTTCTGCACGCACATGCTGCAGGAGTACAAAGAGAAGCAGGAAAGTGCAAGACGCAGTAAGCAGGTGGCTttcactatgccagccactatGAAGGAGTTGTGTCATGGCGTTCCCATCGTCAACATCCACTCCACCCATGATGGCACCATCGTCACAGTGCAAGAAGATGGAGTTGTTTGCTACTGGAGCCCTGAACTTAAACCACTGAAGACCAAAcacatgttt AATGAAGGACCTGCAAACAGGAAGTCAAAGTGGGCAAGTGATTTTACTCTGATGACAGAGTACAACAAGTTGATGATCGGAACGGG GGACAGAGAGATCCAACTTTATGAGCTTTCCACGCTGGAGCCTTATTGCCAGATCAATGCACTAGACACAGTGCCTTTGACATTAGACTACAG CTACACTGGCCCTGATAAATGTTGTATTCTGTATGGAGACACTGAG ggaTGTGTGACCATCATTTTAATATCCTCTGTTGGAGATACCCTCAG ATTATGGAATAAATTACCAAAGGTTGTAAATATACCCAACATAGCGATTGACAATGCAGTGCTTTCTCCGAATGTGACATTTGTAAGATGGAAGGTTCATCAGGACTGGGTAACACAG GCAAAATATATTCAAAGTTTTCAAGCTGTTGTCTCCTCATCAAATGAAGAATCTTCGTCTCTCGTTATAG gCTGTGTGCTGCCTTTAACAGACgctgagcagcagctgagtGAGATTAGAGAGGCCTGCTATGAAGGTAAGACCAAGAAGGTCCAACTGAGCTGGACTCCACAGCTCCGGGCATCATGTGACCAGACAGTTTTCACCATCCAAAAAGGTGTCAAGACTTTTGATCTTTGTCGAAAGCACAGCTTGCTGGTCACTGGAGGCATGGACAGACTCATACGCATGTGGAACCCGCATTTTTCTGG gaaACCAACTGGTATTTTGAAAGGCCACTCTGCTCCCATCGTCTACCTCTGCATCCTTTCAGCGGACAGTCAGATCTTCTCTGTCTCCATAGACGGCTCTGTGAAA ATCTGGGATATTCAAGATCAGTATTGCTTGTTTACAGCAGACCCCAAATCAAGCAGGATTCATGGTGACATATCTGCATGCTCGTATTCCTCTGCTATGAAATCCCTTTACATTGCAGCTGACTGTTTGGCTGTGCTCTCCCTGAAGATAAG GCTACGGCTTCACAGCCGTTTGACTGTTTCACATAATGAGCCTGTAATGTGCTGCGGCTACAGTGAGGAGTTTCGTCAAGTTGTCAGCTGCACCGAGGGATCT GTGGTGAAAGTCTGGGATTTTGACACTGGTCGTCAGGTTTTTGAGTTTGGTGGCACTCATGACCTGTCTGCCATCACGTGCATGACTTTTGACCCTAAAGGGAGGCG ACTCATTACAGGTGGAAGGGATGGTTGTTTAAAGATCTGGAACTTCAACAATGGTCAGTGTCTAAAGACACTAAAGAAGG ATGGTGAATGTCATGAGGTGTGTGACTGCATCTTTCTGAAAGTTCACAGGAATTT GTATGTGATGTCTGTCGGCCGGGACCGGAAGATTGACATTTACTCA GACACACCCGAGGACCTTCATCATGTCCAGAGGCCGCAGCCTTCATGGCAGGATGATCTG AAAAATGGCCATAAGGAGGACATCCTTTGTGTGGCGCAGTGTCCCCCATCTCTCCTAGCCACCAGCAGCTATGATGGAGAGATTATAGTGTGGAATGTGGTTTCTAGACGTATACAGTGTCGGTTTGTCAGCCCTCTTCTAGCTGAGCACCAAAATGTTGAAG GACTGGATACAAGTGTCCCAAGCATCATTTTCCTTAAGAACTCCAAGTTACAGCAGTATTCCTCGGCTACAGCTCTCCTGTCATCTGGGGCCATGG GTTCTATAAATCTCTGGAACGTGCTCAGTGGAGGAAAATTTGTGGGCAACTTCAAGGCT TCTAGATTCCAACAAAAGATTATAAAACTGGCTAAAACAGACAAGGACACTTTGCTGTACGCTGCAGACCAAATTGGTTATGTCTACATTTACAACATGGAGAAGTTTTCCCCTGAGCAAAAATCACCTAGAG TTGAATACTTCTGGCGTGCCCACACCAGCAGCATTACTGG CCTGCAGATTGTTGACGTTGATCAAGTGCTGCTTACCTCATCCACTGACTACACTGTGCGCCTTTGGAGTGCACATGGAGAATTCATAG
- the LOC122879131 gene encoding testis-expressed protein 26-like isoform X2 yields MATKEQWWDPYETSHARQFVYWPNTAAEVLLCPTSSSFIDSYSLSAPFGSSVYNEDFCWKPACKPECLRTGTASGQRRNNPHPSQSFMMWRLPRDAARSSEYVSFPWNCPPSERKIRKALTAQYRSTYRCDFMGMPQERRLEPVHSKREVPLPTDTEMRDNYRQPKQKLELLCNNSHNNNNTDPNVACRGIVPTVVQRHVHTLQKRSDLTNYDRFCGKSVPNVTCVIKSLLPQELQQLHRILPEENEAVKTVLRKDAYPNNRENVNKLPAVVLNSCSPEWISSWPGPL; encoded by the exons ATGGCAACCAAAG AACAGTGGTGGGATCCGTATGAAACATCTCATGCAAGACAATTCGTCTACTGGCCAAACACAGCCGCAGAGGTTCTGCT GTGCCCAACGTCATCTTCATTTATAGACTCGTATTCGCTGTCTGCACCTTTTGGTTCATCTGTGTACAATGAGGATTTTTGCTGGAAGCCAGCCTGTAAACCTGAATGCCTTCGCACAGGAACAGCCTCAGGGCAGAGGAGAAACAACCCGCATCCCAGTCAG TCTTTCATGATGTGGAGGCTGCCTAGGGATGCCGCACGAAGCTCTGAATATGTTAGCTTCCCTTGGAATTGTCCCCCATCTGAGAGGAAGATCCGTAAGGCCTTGACAGCACAGTACCGCTCCACCTACAGATGTGACTTCATGGGTATGCCTCAAG AAAGAAGACTTGAACCTGTACACAGCAAGCGTGAAGTGCCACTCCCTACTGACACAGAGATGAGGGACAACTACCGCCAGCCAAAGCAAAAACTCGAACTGCTGTGCAATAActctcacaacaacaacaacacagatcCTAATGTGGCCTGCCGTGGTATAG TTCCAACTGTTGTGCAAAGGCACGTCCACACTCTGCAGAAAAGATCAGATTTGACAAACTACGACAGGTTTTGTGGAAAGAGTGTCCCTAATGTCACATGTGTGATAAAGTCTCTGCTACCccaggagctgcagcagttaCACAGAATTTTACCTGAGG AAAACGAGgctgtaaaaacagttttgcGTAAAGATGCATATCCAAACAACAGGGAGAATGTGAATAAACTTCCAGCAGTTGTGCTTAATTCCTGCTCACCAGAGTGGATATCAAGCTGGCCAGGACCTCTCTGA
- the LOC122879131 gene encoding testis-expressed protein 26-like isoform X1 — translation MLRLHHHTRAASAPVSEQWWDPYETSHARQFVYWPNTAAEVLLCPTSSSFIDSYSLSAPFGSSVYNEDFCWKPACKPECLRTGTASGQRRNNPHPSQSFMMWRLPRDAARSSEYVSFPWNCPPSERKIRKALTAQYRSTYRCDFMGMPQERRLEPVHSKREVPLPTDTEMRDNYRQPKQKLELLCNNSHNNNNTDPNVACRGIVPTVVQRHVHTLQKRSDLTNYDRFCGKSVPNVTCVIKSLLPQELQQLHRILPEENEAVKTVLRKDAYPNNRENVNKLPAVVLNSCSPEWISSWPGPL, via the exons ATGCTCCGCCTGCATCACCACACCCGGGCTGCCTCAGCACCAGTCAGCG AACAGTGGTGGGATCCGTATGAAACATCTCATGCAAGACAATTCGTCTACTGGCCAAACACAGCCGCAGAGGTTCTGCT GTGCCCAACGTCATCTTCATTTATAGACTCGTATTCGCTGTCTGCACCTTTTGGTTCATCTGTGTACAATGAGGATTTTTGCTGGAAGCCAGCCTGTAAACCTGAATGCCTTCGCACAGGAACAGCCTCAGGGCAGAGGAGAAACAACCCGCATCCCAGTCAG TCTTTCATGATGTGGAGGCTGCCTAGGGATGCCGCACGAAGCTCTGAATATGTTAGCTTCCCTTGGAATTGTCCCCCATCTGAGAGGAAGATCCGTAAGGCCTTGACAGCACAGTACCGCTCCACCTACAGATGTGACTTCATGGGTATGCCTCAAG AAAGAAGACTTGAACCTGTACACAGCAAGCGTGAAGTGCCACTCCCTACTGACACAGAGATGAGGGACAACTACCGCCAGCCAAAGCAAAAACTCGAACTGCTGTGCAATAActctcacaacaacaacaacacagatcCTAATGTGGCCTGCCGTGGTATAG TTCCAACTGTTGTGCAAAGGCACGTCCACACTCTGCAGAAAAGATCAGATTTGACAAACTACGACAGGTTTTGTGGAAAGAGTGTCCCTAATGTCACATGTGTGATAAAGTCTCTGCTACCccaggagctgcagcagttaCACAGAATTTTACCTGAGG AAAACGAGgctgtaaaaacagttttgcGTAAAGATGCATATCCAAACAACAGGGAGAATGTGAATAAACTTCCAGCAGTTGTGCTTAATTCCTGCTCACCAGAGTGGATATCAAGCTGGCCAGGACCTCTCTGA
- the hmgb1b gene encoding high mobility group protein B1b, with translation MGKDPKKPRGKMSSYAYFVQTCREEHKKKHPDASVNFAEFSKKCSERWKTMSPKEKGKFEDMAKQDKVRYEREMKNYIPPKGQKKKRFKDPNAPKRPPSAFFLFCADFRSKVKGENPGLTIGDTAKKLGEMWNSSSAENKQPYEKKAAKLKEKYDKDIVAYRTKGKVDSASAAAADDDDEDDEEEEGDEEEDEDDDEDDE, from the exons ATGGGAAAGGATCCAAAGAAGCCAAGGGGCAAAATGTCCTCGTATGCCTATTTTGTGCAAACATGCCGAGAGGAGCATAAGAAGAAACATCCTGATGCCTCTGTCAACTTTGCAGAGTTCTCCAAGAAATGCTCTGAGCGATGGAAG ACAATGTCACCGAAAGAGAAAGGCAAGTTTGAAGATATGGCCAAACAAGACAAGGTGCGTTATGAAAGGGAAATGAAGAATTACATTCCCCCCAAGGGCCAGAAGAAGAAGCGATTCAAGGACCCAAACGCTCCCAAGAGACCACC GTCTGCATTCTTCCTCTTCTGTGCAGACTTTCGCTCCAAGGTAAAAGGTGAGAATCCTGGACTCACCATTGGGGACACAGCAAAGAAGTTGGGAGAGATGTGGAACAGCTCATCTGCAGAGAACAAGCAGCCATATGAGAAGAAGGCTGCGAAGCTGAAGGAGAAATACGACAAG GATATCGTTGCCTACCGCACGAAGGGCAAAGTGGACTCAGCATCGGCTGCTGcagcagatgatgatgatgaagacgatgaagaagaggagggagacgaggaggaggacgaagacgatgatgaggatgatgagtAG